From the Rhodoferax sp. WC2427 genome, one window contains:
- a CDS encoding ABC transporter substrate-binding protein — protein sequence MQRRTFQQFLSAAAFLSPVLGHSQTKVVLRAGDQKGGLRALLDAAGELKTLPYDIQWTEFPAAAPLAEALNADAVDFGPIGDAPLLFTLAAGSRVKAFAANRSDAYGTAVLVAPNSPLKDASSLKGKSVATNRGSIGHFVTLKALASVGLKPDDIHLRFLAPPDAKLALTQGSVDAWATWEPYTALAETGGHARVLVNGRGLSTGLSFLAATDNALRDKRAALKDIHQRLVRAQTWANQHPAEFSASLARIIGIPADAARLQFERRQTRWQPIDAPVLADQQRTADFYLEAGLLKQRLDVRETFDTGFPISA from the coding sequence ATGCAAAGACGTACCTTCCAACAATTCCTGTCGGCCGCGGCCTTCCTGTCTCCCGTGCTGGGCCACAGCCAAACCAAGGTGGTGCTGCGCGCAGGCGACCAAAAAGGCGGCCTGCGCGCCCTGCTGGACGCCGCGGGCGAGCTCAAAACCCTGCCCTACGACATCCAGTGGACCGAGTTCCCGGCGGCGGCCCCGCTGGCCGAGGCACTGAACGCCGACGCGGTGGACTTCGGCCCCATTGGCGACGCGCCCCTGCTGTTCACCCTGGCCGCAGGCAGCCGCGTCAAGGCCTTTGCAGCCAATCGCTCGGACGCTTACGGTACCGCGGTGCTGGTGGCACCCAACTCGCCGCTCAAAGATGCCAGCAGCCTCAAAGGCAAAAGCGTGGCCACCAACCGCGGCTCCATCGGCCATTTCGTCACCCTCAAAGCGCTGGCTTCGGTGGGCTTGAAGCCCGACGACATCCACCTGCGCTTTCTGGCCCCGCCCGATGCCAAACTGGCCCTGACCCAGGGCTCGGTCGATGCCTGGGCCACCTGGGAGCCGTACACCGCGCTGGCCGAAACCGGCGGCCACGCGCGCGTGCTGGTGAACGGGCGCGGCCTGTCCACCGGCCTGAGTTTCCTCGCTGCCACCGACAACGCCTTGCGCGACAAGCGCGCCGCGCTCAAAGACATCCACCAGCGCCTGGTGCGCGCCCAGACCTGGGCCAACCAGCACCCGGCCGAATTCAGCGCCAGCCTGGCCCGCATCATCGGCATCCCCGCCGACGCCGCCCGCCTGCAGTTCGAGCGCCGCCAAACCCGCTGGCAGCCCATCGACGCGCCCGTGCTGGCCGACCAGCAGCGCACGGCCGACTTCTACCTGGAGGCGGGGCTGCTCAAGCAGCGGCTGGATGTGCGGGAGACGTTTGACACGGGGTTTCCGATCAGCGCCTGA
- a CDS encoding ABC transporter permease, with protein sequence MSTAENAFHLPAPALPRQRSRPQIRAAAIYTPWWTGLAAALAWGALGLLTALWPNKPQGFNEWAYTTEFAWFAGVVAVALLALGLAPSTPAKVRVLGPWLMALALGLGVWEVSTAKLGTLPPPFFAPPQSLAEVYITDWPRLLESAAHSLQLLALGIGIGATAGFLVGVLIGWSRRANYWVHPVLRVLGPLPTTALLPISFYFFPSSWSTAIFLIALGTAFPVAILTASGVASVNKNFYDVARTLGASPWFLVLRVAIPAALPQVFVGLFMGLGHAFATLVVAEMLGVKAGLGWYLTWAQGWAAYPNMYAALLVMALLFSGLISLLFLLRDRVLSWQKGIVKW encoded by the coding sequence ATGAGCACCGCTGAAAACGCCTTTCACCTGCCTGCCCCCGCCTTGCCGCGGCAGCGCAGCCGACCCCAGATCCGCGCCGCTGCCATCTACACGCCCTGGTGGACCGGCCTGGCCGCCGCCCTGGCCTGGGGCGCGCTGGGCCTGCTCACAGCGCTGTGGCCCAACAAGCCGCAGGGCTTTAACGAGTGGGCCTACACCACCGAATTTGCCTGGTTCGCCGGGGTGGTGGCCGTGGCCCTGCTGGCGCTGGGGCTTGCGCCGTCCACGCCCGCCAAAGTGCGCGTGCTGGGGCCATGGCTGATGGCCCTCGCGCTGGGGCTGGGCGTGTGGGAAGTCTCTACCGCCAAGCTGGGCACGCTGCCGCCGCCTTTTTTTGCACCGCCGCAAAGCCTGGCCGAGGTCTACATCACCGACTGGCCGCGCCTGCTGGAGAGCGCGGCGCATTCGCTGCAGCTGCTGGCGCTGGGTATCGGCATCGGTGCCACTGCGGGCTTTCTGGTCGGGGTGCTGATCGGCTGGTCGCGCCGGGCCAACTACTGGGTGCACCCGGTGCTGCGCGTGCTGGGGCCGCTGCCCACCACGGCCTTGCTGCCGATTTCGTTCTACTTCTTTCCGTCCAGCTGGTCCACGGCCATCTTTTTGATTGCCCTGGGCACGGCGTTTCCGGTGGCCATCCTCACCGCGTCCGGCGTGGCCAGTGTCAACAAGAACTTCTATGACGTGGCCCGCACCCTGGGCGCATCGCCCTGGTTTCTGGTGCTGCGGGTGGCTATTCCTGCCGCACTGCCCCAGGTGTTTGTGGGCCTGTTCATGGGCCTGGGCCATGCGTTTGCCACGCTGGTGGTGGCCGAGATGCTGGGTGTCAAAGCGGGCTTGGGCTGGTATCTCACCTGGGCGCAGGGCTGGGCCGCCTACCCGAACATGTACGCCGCGCTGCTGGTGATGGCGCTGCTGTTTTCCGGGCTGATCAGCCTGCTGTTTCTGCTGCGCGACCGGGTGCTGTCCTGGCAAAAAGGAATTGTGAAATGGTAG
- a CDS encoding cytochrome c: MTSLSPEGLNGLLAWLQEAQLGLRALLHALGLAPDLHGQPAWPFAQRIAGEMLALDAGHARQVATSLACLLLALLTVAVSLFWRRARYGLWTGAVAVLLLAPWPDSRLLLAPAVPTSLHTSPSGFTADSIVRGQAVYQQQCLRCHGADGKGEGVDAAQLPMWPPTLNGSLLWKRLDGELFWRIRHGMQARDGSTTMPGFGQQLSDTQVWQVLDYLQANASGQTLQESGAWTYPVRMPDARVLCRQGAHRTLRELTGQRLRIAAEDSNLQDDPRLVTVHLGAAAPDAECQADVPALRTALALVVGVPAAQLAGNQLLVDRGGWLRARGQPGKAAWSVDDLVCRTTTVASAAPKGDGLDGLIRRMDDEPVRLLRGGFPH, encoded by the coding sequence TTGACATCTCTATCGCCCGAGGGGCTGAACGGGCTGCTGGCCTGGCTGCAAGAAGCCCAGCTTGGCCTGCGGGCGCTGCTGCATGCCCTGGGGCTGGCCCCCGACCTCCACGGCCAACCTGCCTGGCCGTTTGCGCAGCGCATCGCCGGGGAAATGCTGGCGCTGGACGCAGGCCATGCGCGCCAGGTCGCCACCTCGCTGGCCTGCCTGCTGCTGGCCCTGCTTACTGTGGCGGTCTCTCTGTTTTGGCGGCGCGCACGCTACGGGCTGTGGACCGGTGCTGTGGCCGTGCTGTTGCTGGCCCCCTGGCCCGACAGCCGCTTGCTGCTGGCCCCCGCCGTACCCACCAGCCTGCACACATCGCCCAGCGGTTTCACCGCCGACAGCATCGTGCGCGGCCAGGCCGTGTACCAGCAGCAGTGCCTGCGCTGCCACGGCGCGGACGGCAAAGGCGAAGGCGTGGATGCCGCCCAGCTGCCCATGTGGCCGCCCACACTCAACGGCTCGCTGCTGTGGAAGCGGCTGGACGGCGAACTCTTTTGGCGCATCCGCCACGGCATGCAGGCGCGCGATGGCAGCACCACCATGCCCGGCTTTGGCCAGCAGCTCAGCGACACCCAGGTGTGGCAGGTGCTGGACTACCTGCAGGCCAACGCCTCGGGCCAAACGCTGCAGGAGTCTGGTGCCTGGACCTACCCGGTGCGCATGCCCGACGCCCGCGTGCTGTGTCGCCAGGGGGCACACCGCACGCTGCGCGAGCTCACCGGCCAGCGGCTGCGCATTGCCGCCGAAGACAGCAATCTGCAAGACGATCCCCGGCTGGTGACGGTGCATCTGGGTGCTGCCGCGCCCGATGCCGAATGCCAGGCCGACGTCCCCGCCCTGCGCACCGCGCTGGCGCTGGTCGTCGGCGTGCCGGCTGCGCAGTTGGCGGGCAACCAGCTGCTGGTAGACCGGGGCGGCTGGCTGCGCGCCCGGGGCCAGCCGGGCAAGGCGGCGTGGTCGGTGGACGACCTGGTGTGCCGCACCACCACCGTGGCCAGCGCAGCCCCCAAAGGGGATGGCCTGGACGGCCTGATCCGCCGCATGGACGACGAACCGGTGCGGCTGCTGCGCGGCGGGTTTCCGCATTAG
- a CDS encoding SRPBCC domain-containing protein, protein MQITVSTVVAAPIATVWAAYNAPEAIKVWNTASPDWHTTASTVDLRVGGQFSSRMEAKDGSFGFDFAGEYTKVEAPHLLEYRFGERTGRVEFAEGPAGVTVTVTFDAEDTYPEEQQRTGWQAILDNFARYVVAGKG, encoded by the coding sequence ATGCAAATCACCGTATCCACCGTTGTCGCCGCGCCCATCGCCACCGTCTGGGCCGCGTACAACGCCCCCGAGGCCATCAAGGTCTGGAACACCGCCTCGCCCGATTGGCACACCACGGCCTCCACGGTCGATCTGCGGGTGGGCGGCCAGTTCTCGTCGCGCATGGAAGCCAAGGACGGCTCGTTTGGCTTCGACTTTGCGGGTGAATACACCAAAGTCGAGGCCCCCCACCTGCTGGAGTACCGCTTTGGCGAACGCACCGGACGGGTGGAGTTTGCCGAAGGCCCCGCCGGGGTTACCGTGACGGTGACCTTCGACGCCGAAGACACCTACCCCGAAGAGCAACAGCGCACGGGCTGGCAGGCGATATTGGACAACTTTGCGCGGTATGTGGTGGCGGGCAAGGGTTGA
- a CDS encoding LLM class flavin-dependent oxidoreductase, with translation MGVQFIGMIQPHEVSETIPHTGPAVDPAYVRVFAQAHEHAGFDRILVPASATSPDTLLTVAYAASVTQRIHFLLAHRPGFVSPTLSARQLATLDNYTNGRVAVHYITGGSDEDQQRDGDFLGHDERYARSDEYIGLLRRVWTSEQPFDHAGTYYQAKGAWSEVKPVQSPYVPIYFGGASAPALQVAGKYADVYALWGESLAQASDLVRQVRAAAAQHGRTVEFSISFRPILGATEAEAWAKAEQILEDTRRLKVSQGFSRGGPQQSEGARRLLADAAQGDRVDAHLWTALARENGGRSNSTSLVGTPEQVADALLKYYDLGITTFLIRGFDPLVDTITYGRDLLPLVRQKVAEREREAEHLALKAA, from the coding sequence ATGGGTGTCCAGTTCATCGGCATGATCCAGCCGCACGAGGTTTCCGAAACCATTCCCCACACCGGCCCGGCGGTAGACCCCGCCTATGTGCGGGTGTTTGCCCAGGCGCACGAGCATGCGGGTTTTGACCGCATCCTGGTGCCCGCCAGCGCCACCAGCCCCGACACCTTGCTGACGGTGGCCTACGCCGCTTCGGTCACGCAAAGGATCCACTTTCTGCTGGCGCACCGCCCAGGCTTTGTATCGCCCACGCTGTCGGCCCGGCAACTGGCCACACTGGACAACTACACCAATGGCCGCGTTGCAGTGCACTACATCACCGGCGGGTCCGACGAAGACCAGCAGCGCGACGGCGACTTCCTGGGCCACGACGAGCGCTACGCCCGCAGCGACGAATACATCGGTCTGCTGCGCCGGGTGTGGACATCCGAGCAGCCGTTTGACCACGCAGGCACCTACTACCAGGCCAAGGGCGCATGGTCGGAAGTCAAGCCGGTGCAGTCGCCCTACGTGCCCATCTACTTCGGCGGTGCCTCCGCCCCCGCGCTGCAGGTGGCGGGCAAGTATGCCGACGTGTACGCCCTGTGGGGCGAGTCGCTGGCGCAGGCCAGCGACCTGGTGCGCCAGGTACGCGCCGCCGCCGCCCAGCACGGCCGCACGGTGGAGTTCAGCATCTCGTTCCGCCCCATCCTGGGGGCCACTGAAGCCGAAGCCTGGGCCAAGGCCGAGCAGATTCTGGAAGACACCCGCCGCCTCAAGGTCAGCCAGGGCTTCTCGCGTGGTGGCCCGCAGCAAAGCGAAGGCGCGCGCCGCCTGCTGGCCGATGCGGCCCAGGGGGACAGGGTGGACGCGCACCTGTGGACCGCGCTGGCGCGCGAGAACGGTGGCCGCTCCAACTCCACCTCGCTGGTGGGCACGCCCGAGCAGGTGGCCGACGCGCTGCTGAAGTACTACGACCTGGGCATCACCACCTTTCTGATCCGCGGCTTCGACCCGCTGGTGGACACCATCACCTATGGCCGTGACCTGCTGCCCCTGGTGCGCCAGAAGGTGGCCGAGCGCGAGCGGGAAGCAGAACATTTAGCGCTCAAAGCCGCCTGA
- a CDS encoding malonic semialdehyde reductase: protein MTTLQALPDLSLDQLFRKARTVHAFQAVPVTDATIRQLYELLKWGPTAFNAQPARYVFVRSAEAKARLLPAVSSGNRAQTAAAGVTVIVAQDTQFYEHLPSQFPAYNAKPLFEGHAQAAESTAFRNASLQGAYLILAARALGLDVGAQSGFDAAAVNQAFIPDGRWQANFLVNLGVADHQATHPRGPRLAFDEVAHIV from the coding sequence ATGACCACACTCCAAGCTTTGCCCGATCTGTCGCTGGACCAGCTGTTCCGCAAGGCCCGCACCGTCCACGCCTTCCAGGCCGTGCCGGTGACGGATGCCACCATCCGCCAGCTGTACGAACTGCTGAAGTGGGGCCCCACGGCCTTCAATGCCCAGCCCGCACGCTACGTGTTTGTGCGCAGCGCCGAGGCCAAGGCCCGGCTGTTGCCCGCGGTGTCGTCGGGCAACCGGGCGCAGACGGCGGCGGCTGGGGTCACCGTGATCGTGGCGCAAGACACCCAGTTTTACGAGCACCTGCCCAGCCAGTTCCCGGCCTACAACGCCAAGCCCCTGTTTGAAGGCCATGCCCAGGCCGCCGAATCCACCGCCTTCCGCAATGCCAGCCTGCAGGGTGCCTACCTGATCCTGGCGGCGCGGGCCCTGGGCCTGGATGTGGGTGCGCAGTCGGGCTTCGATGCCGCCGCCGTGAACCAGGCTTTCATTCCCGACGGCCGCTGGCAAGCCAATTTTCTGGTCAACCTGGGCGTGGCCGACCACCAGGCCACCCACCCGCGCGGACCGCGCCTCGCGTTTGACGAAGTCGCCCACATCGTTTGA
- a CDS encoding molybdopterin-binding protein: MTIQAINVRNQFRGKIKEIIRGDVVSEIDVETPWGIVTSVITTRSVNDLELKVGSEVVALVKSTEVSIAKL, translated from the coding sequence ATGACCATCCAAGCCATCAACGTCCGCAACCAATTCCGCGGCAAGATCAAAGAAATCATCCGCGGCGACGTGGTCTCTGAAATCGATGTCGAAACCCCCTGGGGCATCGTCACCTCGGTTATCACCACCCGTTCGGTCAACGACCTGGAACTGAAGGTCGGCAGCGAAGTGGTGGCGCTGGTGAAGTCCACCGAAGTGTCTATCGCCAAGCTGTAA
- a CDS encoding ABC transporter substrate-binding protein — protein sequence MHTFPDHPGLIPPWSRRQWLRAAGLAGVAGAAAIAGRNVRAAGKLRDIKLAWNAGAVCLSAVPVALERGIFEKHGLNVELVNFAGSTDQLLESIATSKADAGVGMVHRWIKPLESGFDVKLVSSSHGGCTRLVGYAPAGVTSLAKLKGKTIAVSDLNSPGKNFFSVLLVKAGLDPEKDVSWRQFPADMLGLAVEKGEAQAIADGDPNLFLVERRTKGLVELATNLSGEYANKTCCVVGVSGKLVRNDKPTAAALARAITEASDFIANYPNETARIYSPYSKVPVEDLRAVLGTLTHRNHPSGNDLKKEIEFYARDFKLVGVLKPGTDPAKFAEYVYADVLT from the coding sequence ATGCACACATTTCCCGATCACCCGGGTTTGATTCCCCCCTGGTCCCGCCGCCAATGGCTGCGCGCCGCGGGCCTGGCCGGTGTGGCAGGCGCAGCGGCCATCGCGGGGCGCAATGTGCGTGCGGCGGGCAAGCTGCGCGACATCAAACTGGCATGGAACGCGGGCGCGGTGTGCCTGTCGGCGGTGCCGGTAGCGCTGGAGCGCGGCATTTTTGAGAAGCACGGCTTGAACGTGGAGCTGGTCAACTTCGCAGGGTCTACCGACCAGTTGCTGGAGAGCATTGCCACCAGCAAGGCCGATGCCGGTGTGGGCATGGTGCACCGCTGGATCAAGCCGCTGGAGTCAGGCTTTGACGTGAAACTGGTCAGCAGCTCGCATGGCGGCTGCACCCGGCTGGTGGGCTACGCCCCGGCAGGCGTGACCAGTCTGGCCAAGCTCAAGGGCAAGACCATTGCCGTGTCGGACCTGAACAGCCCGGGCAAAAACTTCTTCTCGGTGCTGCTGGTCAAGGCCGGGCTGGACCCGGAAAAAGACGTGAGCTGGCGGCAGTTTCCCGCCGACATGCTGGGCCTGGCGGTAGAAAAAGGCGAAGCCCAGGCGATTGCCGATGGCGACCCGAACCTGTTCCTGGTCGAGCGCCGCACCAAGGGCCTGGTCGAGCTGGCCACCAACCTGTCGGGCGAGTACGCCAACAAGACCTGCTGCGTGGTGGGCGTGAGCGGCAAGCTGGTGCGCAACGACAAGCCCACCGCCGCCGCGCTGGCCCGCGCCATCACCGAGGCGTCGGACTTCATCGCCAACTACCCCAACGAGACCGCCCGCATCTACAGCCCCTATTCCAAGGTACCGGTGGAAGACCTGCGCGCCGTGCTGGGCACGCTGACCCACCGCAACCACCCCAGCGGCAACGACCTGAAAAAAGAGATCGAGTTCTACGCCCGCGACTTCAAGCTGGTGGGCGTGCTCAAGCCCGGCACCGACCCCGCGAAGTTTGCCGAGTACGTATACGCCGACGTTTTGACCTGA
- a CDS encoding ABC transporter ATP-binding protein, which produces MVAPVQTSTSTGAHIAVRNVSHWFDLPGGPLQVIADLDLDIQPGEFVALLGPSGCGKSNLLRLVAGLEPATAGSLQHDGRAITQPDPSRIVVFQDPTLFPWRSVWDNVALGLQARGLLKTHGHRVDEALALVGLQSFAKALPHQLSGGMAQRVALARALVNDPSLLVLDEPLGKLDALTRLAMQTELVELWQRNGFSVLLVTHDVEEALFMAQRVVVLSDRPARIQQVLVNDLPYPRHRGDPRLAALRHQALSLLGLAASW; this is translated from the coding sequence ATGGTAGCCCCCGTGCAAACTTCCACCTCCACTGGCGCGCACATTGCGGTGCGCAACGTCAGCCACTGGTTCGACCTGCCCGGAGGTCCTCTGCAGGTGATCGCCGACCTGGACCTGGACATCCAGCCCGGCGAATTTGTCGCCCTGCTGGGCCCCAGCGGCTGCGGCAAATCCAACCTGCTGCGCCTGGTGGCCGGGCTGGAACCCGCCACCGCGGGCAGCCTGCAACACGACGGCCGGGCCATCACCCAGCCCGACCCGTCGCGCATCGTGGTGTTCCAGGACCCGACGCTGTTCCCCTGGCGCAGCGTGTGGGACAACGTGGCGCTGGGCCTGCAGGCACGCGGCCTGCTCAAAACCCACGGCCACCGCGTGGACGAAGCGCTGGCGCTGGTGGGCCTGCAAAGTTTTGCCAAGGCCCTGCCGCACCAGTTGTCGGGCGGCATGGCGCAGCGCGTGGCCCTGGCCCGCGCCCTGGTCAACGACCCCAGCCTGCTGGTGCTGGACGAGCCGCTGGGCAAGCTGGATGCACTGACCCGCCTGGCCATGCAGACCGAGCTGGTCGAGCTGTGGCAGCGCAACGGGTTCTCGGTGCTGCTGGTGACGCACGATGTAGAAGAGGCCTTGTTCATGGCGCAACGCGTGGTGGTGCTCTCCGACCGGCCCGCGCGCATCCAGCAGGTACTCGTCAACGACCTGCCCTACCCGCGCCACCGGGGCGACCCGCGGCTGGCAGCGCTGCGGCACCAGGCCTTGTCGCTGCTGGGCCTGGCCGCCAGCTGGTAG
- a CDS encoding rhodanese homology domain-containing protein, producing the protein MTTPIPEKTYLDVRQALLAKQEIALIDVREEDPFAQAHPLFASNIAAGRIELDAWSRIPRRDTPIVLLDNGEGLAAPAARTLHKLGYTDVALLAGGLQGWVEAGGEIFKDVNVPSKAFGELVESQRHTPSLSAEEVKALIDQNADVVVLDARRFDEYQTMSIPSGISVPGAELVLRAQALAPDPNTRIIVNCAGRTRSIIGTQSLVNAGIPNPVSALRNGTIGWTLAGQVLDRGAARQGRTTTEHTSPDAARQARAVADRAGVQRAHASDLQRFSADTPRTTYLLDVRTAEEFASGHLPGFRNAPGGQLVQETDVTAPVRGARIVLADTDGVRANMTASWLAQMAWEVWVLEWVLDGTRPADWSATGPTADTLPAPEGPIAATDPAQLWAWLQAGPDGHTAVLDLTTSVNFVKRHIPGAWYVSRTGLAAALANIPPAHRYVLTCGSSLLARYAVADVARLTGAEVWVLDGGTAAWIAAGLPLEEGETRLASPRTDRYRRPYEGTDSLRAAMQGYLDWEYGLVEQLGRDGTHGFRVI; encoded by the coding sequence ATGACCACCCCCATCCCTGAAAAAACCTACCTGGACGTGCGCCAGGCTCTGCTCGCCAAGCAGGAGATTGCCTTGATCGACGTGCGCGAAGAAGACCCCTTCGCCCAGGCCCACCCGCTGTTTGCCAGCAACATCGCCGCCGGGCGCATCGAGCTGGATGCCTGGAGCCGCATTCCGCGTCGCGACACGCCCATCGTGCTGCTGGACAACGGCGAAGGCCTGGCCGCCCCGGCGGCCCGCACGCTGCACAAACTGGGCTACACCGATGTGGCGCTGCTGGCCGGTGGCCTGCAAGGCTGGGTGGAGGCGGGCGGCGAAATCTTCAAAGACGTGAACGTGCCCAGCAAGGCCTTTGGCGAGCTGGTGGAGTCGCAGCGCCACACGCCGTCGCTGTCCGCCGAAGAAGTCAAGGCCCTGATCGACCAAAACGCCGACGTGGTGGTGCTGGATGCCCGCCGCTTCGACGAATACCAGACCATGAGCATCCCCAGCGGCATCAGCGTGCCCGGCGCCGAGCTGGTGCTGCGCGCGCAGGCCCTGGCACCCGACCCCAACACCCGCATCATCGTCAACTGCGCGGGCCGCACCCGCAGCATCATCGGCACCCAATCGCTGGTGAATGCGGGCATTCCCAACCCCGTATCGGCCCTGCGCAACGGCACCATCGGCTGGACGCTGGCCGGCCAGGTGCTCGACCGGGGTGCCGCCCGCCAGGGCCGCACCACCACAGAACACACCAGCCCCGATGCCGCCCGCCAGGCCCGCGCCGTGGCCGACCGCGCCGGTGTGCAGCGCGCGCACGCAAGCGACCTGCAGCGTTTTTCCGCCGACACCCCGCGCACCACCTACCTGCTGGACGTGCGCACCGCCGAAGAATTCGCCAGCGGCCACTTGCCCGGCTTCCGCAACGCCCCCGGCGGCCAACTGGTGCAGGAAACCGACGTGACCGCCCCCGTGCGCGGTGCCCGTATCGTGTTGGCCGATACCGACGGTGTGCGGGCGAACATGACCGCCTCCTGGCTGGCGCAAATGGCCTGGGAGGTATGGGTGTTGGAGTGGGTGCTGGACGGCACCCGGCCCGCCGACTGGAGCGCCACCGGCCCCACTGCAGACACGCTGCCCGCGCCAGAAGGCCCCATCGCCGCCACCGACCCGGCCCAGCTCTGGGCCTGGCTGCAGGCCGGCCCCGACGGCCACACCGCCGTGCTGGACCTGACCACCAGCGTGAACTTCGTGAAGCGCCACATCCCCGGTGCCTGGTACGTGTCCCGCACCGGCCTGGCTGCGGCGTTGGCGAATATTCCACCCGCCCACCGCTACGTGCTTACCTGCGGCAGCAGCCTGCTGGCCCGCTATGCCGTCGCCGATGTGGCCCGCCTAACCGGCGCAGAAGTGTGGGTTCTAGACGGCGGCACCGCCGCCTGGATCGCCGCAGGCCTGCCCCTGGAAGAAGGCGAAACCCGCCTGGCCTCCCCGCGCACCGACCGCTACCGCCGCCCCTACGAAGGCACCGACAGCCTGCGGGCGGCCATGCAGGGGTATCTGGACTGGGAGTACGGGCTGGTGGAGCAACTGGGGCGGGATGGGACGCATGGGTTCAGGGTGATTTGA
- a CDS encoding acyl-CoA dehydrogenase family protein: MNASLNPGQLARTLAVEFAARADAHDRDASFPFDNFAALQQAGLLALAAPRPLGGQGATLAQLGEVIGAVGYGCPATALVLVMQYIQHRSMAQTGPAGRTWPQHLAERLVRESVASVSLVNALRVEPELGSPARGGLPSTTARWTPDGWRVSGHKLYSTGAPILRWYAVWLRTDEATPRVGTLLVPAGLSGTRIVETWDHLGLRASGSHDVVFDDVLVDLDNAIDLREPQAWGGVDAGLQTDMAVLLGALYTGVARAARDWTVDFLRQRKPANLGAALATLPRAQETVGGIQALLLANERLLAGLARDVDTGVPVSTTDSGLLKSLLTNNAVQAVEAALSLAGNHGLSRHHPLQRHLRDVLCGRIHTPQDDSARMAAGRHILIS; encoded by the coding sequence ATGAATGCCTCGCTCAACCCCGGCCAGTTGGCCCGTACCCTGGCGGTGGAGTTTGCGGCCCGCGCCGATGCCCATGACCGCGATGCCAGCTTTCCGTTCGACAACTTTGCCGCGCTGCAACAGGCCGGCCTGCTGGCCCTGGCCGCACCGCGTCCCCTGGGTGGCCAGGGGGCCACGCTGGCGCAGCTGGGCGAAGTGATTGGTGCGGTAGGCTACGGCTGCCCGGCCACTGCCCTGGTGCTGGTGATGCAGTACATCCAGCACCGCAGCATGGCCCAGACCGGCCCGGCCGGTCGCACCTGGCCGCAGCACCTGGCCGAGCGGCTGGTGCGCGAGTCAGTGGCCAGCGTGTCACTGGTCAACGCCCTGCGGGTCGAGCCCGAGCTGGGTTCGCCTGCCCGCGGCGGCCTGCCCAGCACCACCGCCCGCTGGACCCCCGACGGCTGGCGTGTATCGGGCCACAAGCTGTATTCCACCGGCGCACCCATCCTGCGCTGGTACGCGGTATGGCTGCGCACCGACGAGGCCACGCCGCGCGTGGGCACGCTGCTGGTGCCCGCCGGTCTGTCCGGCACCCGCATCGTGGAGACCTGGGACCACCTGGGCCTGCGCGCCAGCGGCAGCCACGACGTGGTGTTTGACGACGTGCTGGTCGATCTGGACAACGCCATCGACCTGCGCGAACCCCAGGCATGGGGCGGCGTGGATGCCGGTTTGCAGACCGACATGGCGGTGCTGCTGGGCGCGCTGTACACCGGCGTGGCCCGCGCCGCCCGCGACTGGACGGTGGACTTCCTGCGCCAGCGCAAACCCGCCAACCTGGGCGCCGCGCTGGCCACCCTGCCCCGCGCCCAGGAAACCGTGGGCGGCATCCAGGCCCTGCTGCTGGCCAACGAGCGCCTGCTCGCAGGCCTGGCCCGCGACGTGGATACCGGCGTGCCGGTGTCCACCACCGACAGCGGCCTCCTCAAATCCCTGCTGACGAACAACGCCGTGCAGGCGGTGGAAGCCGCGCTGTCGCTGGCGGGCAACCACGGCCTGTCGCGCCACCACCCGCTGCAGCGCCACCTGCGCGACGTGCTGTGCGGGCGCATCCACACCCCGCAAGACGACAGCGCCCGCATGGCTGCGGGCCGCCACATCCTGATTTCTTAA